The Haloarcula rubripromontorii region TCTGAATGTGTCTTCTGCATACGCCGTGGTGGTTAGTTCACTGCCTACTGACTGGTGGTCTCAGTATCGCTGTGCCATATCTCGGCGTCGCTCCCCGCTGAGCCGATGTGTCTGACCGGACCAGCGATGCGTATTGCACAGAATGATGTGTACAGTAGTTCCGCCACAAGACAACGCAAACATTGGCCAGAGCGTAAATCAGGTCTCTAAACAAGCCTCTCGCACTCGCTGTAGCGTGTGGTCTAGTAGATTACTGACTGGCAACCCTACAGCCCTACGGGCAGAGGTTGCCCACAAAAACAGGTCGTGCTTGAACCCTACTGTCCCAACGTGGGAATCCCTGCTTCAGCACGGGAGGTTCTCAAGCAGGCCGAGACGGCACGTTTGTTCAGGGACACGAGGGAGTCACTCCCTGTTCAATGGTTATCCTGTCGTTTTGAATCTGGATGAAAATAGTTTGTTCAGGCTCATCAGAGACTGTGACAGCAGCGGTGGACTCCTGCTGCCCGTCGAGAACGGCCGTCACCTTGTAGCAGCCATTCCGTAGTAAGTTGACCGAACAACCCGACTGGCCTGACAGAAGCTGATAGTGTGCTGTATGACAACACTCTTCGTCATCGTATATCTCTATGTACACATCATGCTTGGCATCTGAGTCATTTCTGATATGGAGGTCTTCGTGTGCTAAGCGCCACTCTTCACTGGTCGCCGAGAGGAGTGTACGGCTGCTGGAGGGCATGTCGACAGTGTATCTATGTTACAACTACAATATATATCTTAAGATGGATGTCTAATCTACATGTACCCAGCGCCATCTGTTTACACGTACAAACTCAGCCTTTGCCAGGGCCGTCCACGTCGGATTTTTATTTGTCCGTCATCTTGATAATCGTATGCAGTTTTACGAGGATATTTCGGTCGGTGACGTGCGAGAATCGGATGGATACACAGTGTCGAAATCTGAGATCGTGGACTTCGGCGAGAAGTACGATCCGCAACCGTTCCACACTGACGAGGAGGCAGCGAAGGACTCGGTGTTCGGTGGGCTAGTCGCGTCTGGCTGGCAGACAGCCGCAATCTGTATGCGTCTCAACGTCGAGACCAGCGAGGACATCGCAACACAGGCCGGCGTCGGTGTCGACAATCTCCGCTGGCATCTACCGCTCCAACCCGGTGATACGCTCCGATTACGAACTGAAATCACCGACAAGCGACCCTCCGACAGTGACCCAAGTCGAGGATACCTCACCACTCGTCACGAAGGGCTCAATCAGGACGACGAACTGGTTATTTCATACGAGGCGACGGCCATGATTCGCCGGAAGACCGACGGGTGACGATACGGCCCAGGAAATCCAGTTGGTGTGTGTGGTACAGCAACTCAGCTGCAGCGACCTGCTCACGCCGACCCGCCAGCCAGTCGTCGAGTCCCTCGAAGTCGCGATCAGCCACCTCGCCGACTGCATCCTCGATAGTGTCGAGAATGTATCGGAGGAAGTAGGCTTCGTCGGCCGGATAGCTCCCGTCGATCGGTCGGACAATCCAGTCCGACCCGGCAACCGCTGAAAGCGCTGTGCCGTCGAGGCGCTGAAGCCGACCGAGTACGTCGCTACCGGCGCGGCTGTCACCGCCCTGCTTCCCGTCCATGTGCTCGTGATAGAGCCGTTCGACCGTCCGGTCGGCTG contains the following coding sequences:
- a CDS encoding MaoC family dehydratase; its protein translation is MQFYEDISVGDVRESDGYTVSKSEIVDFGEKYDPQPFHTDEEAAKDSVFGGLVASGWQTAAICMRLNVETSEDIATQAGVGVDNLRWHLPLQPGDTLRLRTEITDKRPSDSDPSRGYLTTRHEGLNQDDELVISYEATAMIRRKTDG